The DNA window AGAATCAGAGACAAGACGCAATAAAAACCATCTGTTATAATCCACATGAAAGGCAATCTTTGAAAAGCAGCAGGAACAAGATTAACAAGGaaaggtatactcgagagtcacaaggcacgatCCTCAACTGAGGATCCTGGAAACAgcatggaaacaaggcaaggatcaggAGACTGgaacggagatgcttctcccaaggatggcaacgttgacaccgcaacgaaAACAGGGAGCGAGGTACCTTTAAGGAAATCTGAAGGCTACTGAGAGTCAGGACATtcacagcttcacatgggaaagtaatCATTGGAGCACTTGAGAGGTAAGCATTTACTTCTTCTCACAAACTCCCTTCTACTCCTATCCTGTAAGATAGATTGTCTCcgatcaaaagacacatcctcccCTGCAACAACTCCATCTGGCGAATCCAGCCTTGAgtgaacatcggaatgttccccaattatcTGTTCCTCTGAAATCACAACTTCAGGCACTTGCAAAGCCATTGGAGAGGCCCAAAATCCGAATCAGCATCTGAGTCAAACTCCGTCTCCTGTGGATGGACAGATCCTGACGGCTGAACTATAACAGGGAGAtgcacttcatcatccacttgtgacactgagtcctttttgatggtagtacttcctcattgctctTCACACACtgggatttttatggtgtcgtaaatcaaGTCAAAGTAGCCTCCCTCCCTAggtggtacctacattttctactcaCAGCCGCAACTGTTTTCAAGCTGCtcaggtgggcagcaagctaggctattaacagttGGGAGCTTTATCCTGACCCGGGATTTGAATCAATGACCTttctgtcagtagtgatttattgctgctggctactaatcaACTGCACCACAGCCCTGCCCTTCTTCTTTCTTGGAAGgaaggggatggactagatgacctttgggtgccTCTTCCAGATTCAGTGGAATATAGACTGCCTTGGAGTGCTGTGGTATCTctttccttctttgaaggttttgaagactggatggctatctgttgcggggcttggatggtgtcctctTGCCTGGAAGAAGACTAGATGATCCTTGGgtggcccttccaactctaggatccagattcagtctctttctctggaggcctttaggcataggctggatggccatctatcgggagggtttggatggtgtttCTTTGcctggcagaaaagggttggactggatggcctttgagtgccCCTTCCAGCTCTAGAATTCAGTGAGGATTGGAGTTGTTTTATTGGGCAACTTTGGAGAGTGTTtgccttgcatggcagaaggactggatggcctctgggtgccccttccaataCTTTGAGCAGAGAGAGCCCAATCCTATATTGATGTTTGGATCCAATTGTTCCCATCCTACTTCGCCCTGGGCACACTGTGGGCATAGACATCACGTGCCGTGGTTCCGTCCCTTGCCTCGTGGCCTTCTCCTGTTGCCCTGGAGATCACAATGTGAGCGGGTGGGAAAGGCATTCCGAGTTCTCCAAGCTTGCGGAAAGGAGACTGTGCCTGAGGGATGCCGACTGTACCAGTGCTCTCCGTCTCTGGGGACAACCAGGATGGGAGGCGACTGGGCATCTGGATGGAGACGGAGAGGACTCCGAATATTTTACCCCCGAGTGGGTCAAAGGGACCGTGCAGATATTATCTTGGCAGGAGAAGGAGTCCTTGGCCAGGGTTGCTCCTAACAGGTGTGAACACGGGgcgggaaatggctggagggatcaGAGGGTATCCGGGCTTTGAGTGGAAGAAGTCGACAaagttctagaccagtggttcccaaacttatttggcctaccaccccctttccagaaaaaatattactcagcgcccctggaaagggggcatggttttgaggggtgggcgtggctcctgctcaagaaggcggggctgagcctctccccagtccaagatgcacggctgggagggggggggcagggccacaaatgggaggccccaactgggatgggcggagttacgagctctgaggcagggctgagctgctatccctgtcctggatgcagggggcggggctagaggagggggcgaggcctcttcccaagtgcctgatggggctgagcctctataccccatgcccgtgttctaacaagcgcctccgggcaggtatacagaggctcagccctgtctcacactcttgggaagaggccccgcccctcccctggccccgcccccgtgccctaataggtgccatcaccgcccccctggattgctccagtgcccaccagggggtggtagtatCCACTGGGAATCATTGTTCTAGAGTGTATTTTATGGAAGTACTGTATGTTTTAATGTGTAGCTTTTATAGgaataaattttaatatgtgggtttgtgatattttttgcaatatttgtgtgttttaaatattCTGTAACCCACTTCGAGCCACGAGGAAGAAAgaacgggttggactggatggcccctggaactgctattattattattattattattattattgacacaacgatgttgtatgacacagcaaacaagatagacatgctggatttcgtttcacaaaaccacaagtcgaacacttcccaagtgtctaggactgtgtgatgtattttcggatgatgtgcgcagatcccagtcaggtggccttttgcagttggcagatcgtaattttgtcaatgtctattgtttccaaatgccggctgagatcttttggcacggcacccagtgtgcccatcaccactgggattattattattattattattattattattattattattacaaatgctGGATGGTCACCTGTtgagagtactttgattgtgcttttcctgcaaggcagaagggagttggactggatggcccctggggttgctcctattactattattattatgtaactgttgttattattattattattattattattattattattattattattattattgtatatactcaagtataagcctaatttttcagcctttttttaagactgaaaaagccgccctcggcttatactcaggtgcgggtcctgattggcttatatttgggtcagcttatacttgagaatatatggtacatttattatttttctctattattattggtattattacatttattatttttctctattgtggctactattacaattattttactctatttttattattaataataatacatttattatttcactctgatcttattattattattatatttattattttactctatttattactacatgtattattttcctgtgtttattactattattattattacatgtattattttactctattattattaaaaggatacatacgcatatttacatggaagaagatgagaataatgatttaatcagagttggatagtcttatcttaaattggagctttatgtaaatattgaaaaacatttaacctaccgatgcctcaattaatgtaattttattggtatgtgtttttatttctgaaatttaccactctcagcttatactggagttaatgttttccccagtttttttgtggtaaaattaggtgcctcggcttatattcgggtcggcttatactcgagtatatagggtactattattattattattattacaaaggctgggtgaccatctgtaaGGAGTGCAAGATTTCTGACTATTTCAAGATTTGACCATCagggagtttgcctttgtcttcctctgaggctgagagagtgatccATCgcaagtcacccaatgggtttccatgaccgagcagagatttgaacccaagTCTCCAGATGATGCAAATTGTGGATGAGTGCAATTCTTCTAAtgcccttaatccctccttctccaGGGTTGTCGAGATGCCTTTGTGATCCAGCACCGAAAACCATGATTGTCCAGCTTTGGAACTCTCATGAGTTGGAGCTCTTCCAGTTGCGATGGTCTCGTCCTTGGGAGAATTGCCGCAAGCCTAACTTTGACTCTGTCCATGTCTTTCCCCTTCTAGGCTACATTTTGAGTTCTTGCCTATCTCTGGCCTCCGCCTTGAACTACACCATCCTGGTCACGGTGGACCCCTGGTTTCCTCTGGTGGGAATGGGCGCCACCCTCGTCGCCAAGGGCGGCATGGAGAACTTCATCTCCTGCAGCTGGTACCGGTGGGAGATCTCCGACCCGAGCCTGATCCTGGTCTATGACACATCGACGAAGAAAGTGCAGCACAAGCCCGCCTACACGGGGCGGGAGACCCTGAGAAAGAACTGCTCCTTGTACATTGAGAAACTCTCCATTGAAGACATTACATACTTTTTCATCCTTAAAAACAGCACAACTTCCTCTGAAGCAGGGCAGGTTTTCTTGGTGATCAAAGGTAAAATGTGTTAAGTACTGCTTCACACTCTCTGAAGGTTTGTCTACTTCTTCCACTCAAATTGTCCCATTTCAAGTTGTCTAGAACTTTGTCTACTTCTTCAACTGAAAGTGTCCCATTCCACCCTCTCTAGAACTTTATGTACTTCTTCTGGAGTGTCCCATTTCATCTTCTCAAAAACTTTGTCTTCTTCCAAAGTTCTAGAGAGTGAAATGGGACGCTTTGGAAGAATACAGTGCCTCGTTTCATACTCTAGAACTTTATGTACTTCTTCCACAGTGTCCCATTTCATCTTCTCTAGAACCTTGTCTTCTTCCAAAGTTCTAGAGAGTGTGAAATGGGACGCTTTGGAAGAATAAAATGCCCCATTTCATACTTTAGAACTTTATGTACTTCTTCTGAAGTGTCCCATTTCATCCTCTCTAGAACTTTATCTTCTTCCAAAGTTCTAGAGACTGAAATGGGACGCTTTGGAAGAATACAGTGCCTCGTTTCATACTCTAGAACTTTATGTACTTCTTCCACAGTGTCCCATTTCATCTTCTCTAGAACCTTGTCTTCTTCCAAAGTTCTAGAAAGTGTGAAATTGGACGCTTTGGAAGAATACAGTGCCTCATTTCATACTCTAAAACTTTATGTACTTCTTCTGAAGTGTCCCATTTCATCCTCTCTAGAACTTTATCTTCTTCCAAAGTTCTAGAGGGTGTGAAATGGGATGCTTTGGAAGAATACAGTGTCCCATTTCATACTCTCTACAactttatgtacagtagagtctcacttatccaagctaaacaggccggcagaaccttggataagtgaatattttggataataaggaggaattaaggaaatgcctattaaacgtcaaattaggttatgattttacaaattaaacatctaaacatcatgttataccacaaatttgacagaaaaagtagttcaatacacagtaatgctatgtagtaattactgtatttacgaatttagcaccaaaatatcatgatatattgaaaacattgactacaaaaatgccttggataatccagaagcttggataagcaagtcttggataagtgggactctactgtacttcttccaAAGTATCCCATTTCACCCACTCTAGAACTTTATGTACTTCTTCCAAAGTGCCCTATTTCAACCTCTCAATAACTTTATTTAGTTCTCCCAAAGTGCTCCATTTCATACTTTCAAGAATTTGGTCTACTTCTTCTATCTTAAGTGTCTTCCACTCAGGAAACCAATGACTTGAGAGCCATATTTTCATTATCCCTTTCCAATTCTGACCTATCTGCTGCAGGATCAATCCCAGGTGGTTTCACATTCATCATTATTAATGGTGGTTGGGGTGTGAACTGGTTGAGCTGCACATCTCTACATATTTGCAATGAGATTTAATAGCATTCCCAGTTTGCACTCTTAGCTTCTGTCCAGTTCACaaacatatggcaaccctatctAAGAGTTCTTTTGGACACGTTTATTCAGAAGACTTTCTCCATTACCTTCTTCTTAGGATGAGAAAATGGACTTGGCCATTCTGAGTTGGTTTCCATGTCTTAACAGGGATGTGAGCCGATAGTCCAGTACTCAACCTCTTACACCATATTGTCTCCTAGCTCCAACACTGTTTAGGTTAACTCACCCTTTACTACACTGATTTGACTTGGGTTGAGGCCAGCTAAAAGTGTTGGTACTTTGTTCTGGTGGAGAGCATCAAGAAATGCCAAATCCTGAAGACGAGATCTTTTGGAGTCTGCACATATCTTGATTCCCATCTGCCTTTTCCTTGTCTCTCCAGAGGGTTTGCCACACAAGAAACAGCCCAAAGGCCTCTCCGGAGGAGCCATTGCTGGGATTTTTGTGATTTGCGTCGTTTTTGCCTCCGCCGTTGCTATCGTCACCTCCTACAAAATCATCGCCAGTTCAATGGGGTAATGTTGCTCTGCTCTCTCTCTTTTGTTAATGCGTTCTGCCGAAGATTAATATGGGATTTAGACCACAATAAAATGGGAGGAAGCAGCCTGGTGAGCATTGTGCTAACCAGAATTAATAACCAAAGTTCCAGATTAAAAACTCACCAGTGaagcgggctgtggcgcagctggctagtaaccagctgcaataaatcactactgaccgagaggtcatgagttcgaagcccgggtcgggttaagcccccgaccattaaatagcccggctaagacaataaatataccatataaacttgagtataagctgacctgaatataagcccaccaagaccctcaccctcagccgaggaggtttttttttcagtcctaaaaaagggctgaaaaactaggcttatactcgagtatatacagtaaggtaACAGACATGTGCAAACATTTCTAAAGTCTCGGAATTCAGAAGAAATTTGGAAGTATTATAAGCTGGCAATGATATCTGATGCATTTGCACACtaaatattttagaatcaaaacttaccccaaactttttcattttagttttgtcaATTTCAGAAGGCTCCCTCCCAAAATCAgcttgattttcatttttatggcAAGCAGGCATGTAggcaaagaaggaaaaaaagctcCAGTTCCTCTGTAAATCGCCATTAGAAGCGGGAAAGGAGGGAGCAGTGCTTTCTagaaacagcacagaactctgggaaacgtagtttgggaagggatgagctctatgccagagaattccaaaggccctgccctaaactacatttcccagactgcatCAGCATAAGAAAGTACCAATCAGGATAGCGgggagagagatttgtccctccctaaCAGCAGCCAACTACAAAGAGAAGGActgaagtagaacaactactttcaaagtaagaactttaaacaggaaataacattttcaaaccaggaacacatATTCTTtatattctttattattaaaaatgttgttaatgcaaactttgaaaattcaccaaaaatccgtggataagtgaaacattctgaaacgtAGTGTGCTGAGAATGGTAAATGAGTTCTaccattatagcaagtttcacccaACAGCTATAAAAATGCCCAATAAAAatgagctggcagaatgttggataagcgaatatgttggataataaggagggattaaggaaaagcctattaaatgtcaaattaggttatgattttacaaattgggcaccaaaacatcatgttttgtaacaaatccacagaaaaagcaatacacggtaacgttatgtagcaattattgtatttatgaatttagcaccaaaacattgaatctaatgtgcacctctgTTTTGAAAACTCTGAAACCCAAAAAAGCATTTGCCATCTTACGTGAATCTAAT is part of the Anolis carolinensis isolate JA03-04 unplaced genomic scaffold, rAnoCar3.1.pri scaffold_10, whole genome shotgun sequence genome and encodes:
- the LOC100558236 gene encoding uncharacterized protein LOC100558236 codes for the protein MPTVPVLSVSGDNQDGRRLGIWMETERTPNILPPSGSKGPCRYYLGRRRSPWPGLLLTGYILSSCLSLASALNYTILVTVDPWFPLVGMGATLVAKGGMENFISCSWYRWEISDPSLILVYDTSTKKVQHKPAYTGRETLRKNCSLYIEKLSIEDITYFFILKNSTTSSEAGQVFLVIKEGLPHKKQPKGLSGGAIAGIFVICVVFASAVAIVTSYKIIASSMGRNNELS